The DNA window CGGTTTAGCCTCGTCCGGTTTTTTCTCCGATTCGGACTTGGCGGAATCGTCCTTCTTATCCTCCGGCTTGGCGTCGTCCTTCTTCTCCGGGGCGGGTTCGGGCGGAGCACCGTTCGGGTACGCGGTCTTGACGCGGCCGGCGATGCGGGCCGCCAGCACGTGGCGGACGCCGACCGGCTTGAGGGCGCGCATGATGCCTTCGGGGTCGGGCTGCGCGCCGAGCTTTTCCACTTCCATCGTCGCCGAATCCGGGGACGACAGCAGCAGCGGCGTGAACGAGAGCTCGGACCCCTCGCGCTTCTTGAGGCTGCCGGCGCTGCCGACATTGACCACCGCCAGTTCCGCGGTCACCACGTCGTCGCGGTTGATCGCCGCGTCGCCGAGGCCGAGCCAGCCCGGGTGCGGCATGACCCGCCGGCTCGCGCCGTCGCCGGTTTCCACCGGCAAGCCGAAACGACGGTCGGCGACGAAGCGGCCCGGTTCCATCTCCACGCCCCAGGCGGCGAGCAGTTCAGGCATTTCCGCGCGCGGGGCCATCGGCCCGCCGCCCGGGCCGGCCTGGGTTCCGGATTCGGCCGCCGGATCGACGAACGCCAGCACGCGCCCCTTGCGCAGGGCGAATTGGTCGATGGCGTAGAGGGCCTTAGTCGACAACGACGCCGGCCGCGCGACCACGAGGACCGCGACGTCGTCTTCGATTTCCGCCGCGTCCGCGCCGAGCACCTTGACGTCGAACGTCTGGCGCAGCTGCTGCAGCACCATGTGCGGCCGGCCCTGACCACGCATCGCGGCCATGACGCCGCCGGGCCCGAATTCGAGCGGCGCATCGCCGATCACCGCGACCTTCGGTTTCGCCGTCTGACTCAAGTTGTGGACCAGCCGCGTCAGATCGTATTCGAGGAACCGCTCGCGTTCCTGGGCGAAGAACGAGATGACCTCGCGCCGCTCGCCGGGACCGATGCCTTGCAGGCCGAAATAGAACTGGCGGCCCGAGGTGCCGTCGATCGGCACGCCTTGCACGCCGGCCTGGACGGCGCCGTCCTCGGCCTCGGAAAACGGGATCGGATCGACGACCTCGACCTTAACCTTGCCGCCGGAGCGCGCGGCATAGGTTTCCAGCAGTTCGCGCACCCGCGCGCCGTAGGCCTTGAACTGGGGAATCTGGTCGGAAAGTTTCGCCGAGAAGAAAAGCTTCAGCGTCACCGGCTCCTTGAGGGCCGCCAGCGTGTTGAGCGTGCCGCGCGAGAGCGTGTGCAGCCGGTCGGCGGTGAAATCGATGCGCCAGCCGCGCAAGCCCCAGGCGGCGGCGATGTTGACGGCGAAAAACAACACCGCGGCGACGGCGAGTGCGGCAAGGCCGAGAGGCTTGCGGGTCATGGCGCCCTCATCCCCCCTTCTTGATTTCCACCACCACGGCGTTGGCGAACAGCCACGCCGCCGCGAAGGACACGAAGAACACCAGATCGCGCGCGTCGAGCGCGCCGGCGGCAATCGATTGGAACCGCGCCAGGAAGCTGAACGAAGCGACCGCGTCGATCAGCGCGCGCGGCGCCCAAGCGGCGAGCGCGTCCAGCACCAACGGCGCGCCCGCGACCGTGAAAACGAAGCCGACGGCGATGGCGGCGATGAACGCCACGACCTGATTTTTGGTTGCCGCCGACAGGCATGCGCCGACCGCCATGTAGCCGCCCGCCATCAGGAAGCTTCCGAGATAGCCGGCGAAGATCGCGCCGTGGTCGGGATCGCCGAGATAGGCGACCGTGAGCCAAATCGGGAAGGTCAGCGCCAGCGCGACGCCGGCGAACGCCCAGGCGGCGAGGTACTTGCCCAGCACCGCTCCGAACAGGCCGACCGGCAGGGTCATGAGCAGCTCGATGGTCCCCGAGCGGCGCTCCTCCGCCCACAGGCGCATGGCGATCGCCGGCACGAACACGAGATAGAGCCACGGATGGAACGAGAAGAAGGGCCGCAGGTCCGCCTGGCCGCGATCGAAGAAATTGCCGAGATAAAAAGTGAACAGCGCGCTGACCGCGAGGAAAACGACGATAAAGACATAGGCGACCGGAGTCGCGAAATAGGCGCGGAACTCGCGCCGGAATACGGCGCAGGTGCCGACAAAGGCATGGCGAAAGGCCCCGATCACGACGCGGCCTCCCTCGGCCCATCGGCGGTCAGCGCGCGGAACACGCCCTCGAGCCGGCCCGGCTCGGCGCGCAGGTTCCCGAACATCCAGCCGCTCCCGGCGACCGGGGCGCCTTCGGCGACCACGCGCCCGCGCGCGATGATCGCGGCGCGGGTGCAGATCGCCTCGACTTCTTCAAGAATATGGGTCGAAATCACGATCGCCTTCGTGGGCGCCATGGCCCGGATCAATTGGCGGACGTGATGCTTCTGATTGGGGTCGAGACCATCGGTCGGCTCGTCGAGAATCAGCACCGGCGGGTCGTGCAAGATCGCCTGGGCAAGGCCGACCCGGCGCTTGAAACCCTTGGAGAGCGTCTCGATCGACTGGTCCAACACGGGGCCGATTTCGACCCGCTCGATCGCGTCGGCAAGGCGCTTCGCCCGCTCGGCGCCCTTGAGGCCACGCACGTCGGCGACGAAGCCGAGAAAGTCGCGGGCGGTCATGTCGGGATAGGCGGGCGCGCCTTCCGGCAGATAGCCGATCTGGCGCTTGGCGGCGAGCGGATCGGCCACCACGTCGATGCCGCACACCCGTGCCCGCCCCGC is part of the Rhodospirillales bacterium genome and encodes:
- a CDS encoding ABC transporter translates to MTRKPLGLAALAVAAVLFFAVNIAAAWGLRGWRIDFTADRLHTLSRGTLNTLAALKEPVTLKLFFSAKLSDQIPQFKAYGARVRELLETYAARSGGKVKVEVVDPIPFSEAEDGAVQAGVQGVPIDGTSGRQFYFGLQGIGPGERREVISFFAQERERFLEYDLTRLVHNLSQTAKPKVAVIGDAPLEFGPGGVMAAMRGQGRPHMVLQQLRQTFDVKVLGADAAEIEDDVAVLVVARPASLSTKALYAIDQFALRKGRVLAFVDPAAESGTQAGPGGGPMAPRAEMPELLAAWGVEMEPGRFVADRRFGLPVETGDGASRRVMPHPGWLGLGDAAINRDDVVTAELAVVNVGSAGSLKKREGSELSFTPLLLSSPDSATMEVEKLGAQPDPEGIMRALKPVGVRHVLAARIAGRVKTAYPNGAPPEPAPEKKDDAKPEDKKDDSAKSESEKKPDEAKPAKPHLAESAVPANIIVVADSDMLEDRFWTRVRDFLGQQVSVPFASNGDFVVNAVDNLAGSDDLIRLRSRGISYRPFTVVEDLRRDAAERFLARRDELQQALDDTEKRLNELQDRKKQGAAAAALTAEEESAIEKFRDEMVRIRRQLREVQHGLERDIESLAAWLKIVNIGLVPMGVLVLAALIALARKHRRRVRVLRD
- a CDS encoding ABC transporter permease, yielding MGAFRHAFVGTCAVFRREFRAYFATPVAYVFIVVFLAVSALFTFYLGNFFDRGQADLRPFFSFHPWLYLVFVPAIAMRLWAEERRSGTIELLMTLPVGLFGAVLGKYLAAWAFAGVALALTFPIWLTVAYLGDPDHGAIFAGYLGSFLMAGGYMAVGACLSAATKNQVVAFIAAIAVGFVFTVAGAPLVLDALAAWAPRALIDAVASFSFLARFQSIAAGALDARDLVFFVSFAAAWLFANAVVVEIKKGG
- a CDS encoding ABC transporter ATP-binding protein, whose translation is MIELEALEKRFNGFAAVDGVSLAVGRGTVLGFLGPNGAGKSTTMKMVAGFLAPTAGRARVCGIDVVADPLAAKRQIGYLPEGAPAYPDMTARDFLGFVADVRGLKGAERAKRLADAIERVEIGPVLDQSIETLSKGFKRRVGLAQAILHDPPVLILDEPTDGLDPNQKHHVRQLIRAMAPTKAIVISTHILEEVEAICTRAAIIARGRVVAEGAPVAGSGWMFGNLRAEPGRLEGVFRALTADGPREAAS